Proteins co-encoded in one Planctomycetota bacterium genomic window:
- the mqnE gene encoding aminofutalosine synthase MqnE, translated as MTGDTLRDLEDKVRAGERLSFEDGVRLFKARDLFAVGRLANLVRERKNGNRAYYVRNMHLNYTNVCVFDCHFCSFYRKEGQEGAWEMDLEAVFAYAAKARFERLNELHIVGGVHPRLPFGYYLEMLRGLKERYPELHLKAFTATEIDHLTKISKKPAEQVLLELREAGLDSLPGGGAEIFAPRVWNQICSGKAKPERWLEIHRAWHRLGGRSTATMLYGHLETDEERVDHMLRVRALQDETGGFTAFIPLAFQVENNRLSHLPRPTAQTDLRVHAVARLLLDNFDHIKAYWVMTGLKMAQILLSWGADDIDGTIVEERIVHMAGAESPLGVTEEELRALIREAGREPVRRDTLYRPLEPVESGRA; from the coding sequence ATGACCGGCGACACGCTGCGGGATCTCGAAGACAAGGTGCGCGCGGGGGAGCGTCTGTCGTTCGAGGACGGAGTGCGCCTTTTCAAGGCGCGCGATCTCTTCGCGGTCGGCCGCCTGGCCAACCTCGTCCGCGAGCGCAAGAACGGCAACCGGGCCTACTACGTCCGGAACATGCACCTCAACTACACGAACGTGTGCGTGTTCGACTGCCATTTCTGCAGCTTCTACCGCAAGGAAGGGCAGGAAGGGGCCTGGGAAATGGATCTCGAGGCGGTCTTCGCCTATGCGGCCAAGGCGCGCTTCGAGCGCCTGAACGAGCTGCACATCGTGGGCGGGGTGCATCCGCGGCTTCCGTTCGGCTACTACCTCGAGATGCTCCGCGGGCTCAAGGAGCGTTACCCCGAGCTGCACCTGAAGGCGTTCACGGCGACCGAGATCGACCACCTGACGAAGATTTCGAAAAAGCCGGCGGAGCAGGTGCTTCTGGAGCTCCGGGAGGCGGGACTGGACTCGCTTCCGGGAGGAGGGGCGGAGATTTTCGCCCCGCGGGTGTGGAACCAGATCTGCAGCGGCAAGGCGAAGCCCGAGCGATGGCTGGAGATTCACCGCGCGTGGCACCGCCTGGGAGGGCGCTCCACGGCCACGATGCTGTACGGCCATCTCGAGACCGACGAGGAACGCGTGGATCACATGCTGCGCGTGCGGGCGCTTCAGGACGAGACGGGCGGATTCACGGCGTTCATCCCGCTGGCCTTCCAGGTGGAGAACAACCGTCTCTCGCACCTGCCGCGGCCCACGGCCCAGACGGACCTCCGGGTGCACGCCGTGGCGCGGCTCCTTCTGGACAATTTCGACCACATCAAGGCGTACTGGGTGATGACCGGGCTCAAGATGGCCCAGATTCTTCTCTCCTGGGGCGCGGACGACATCGACGGGACGATCGTCGAGGAACGGATCGTGCACATGGCGGGGGCGGAATCGCCCCTGGGGGTGACGGAGGAGGAGCTCCGGGCGCTCATCCGCGAGGCCGGCCGGGAGCCCGTGCGCCGCGACACGCTGTACCGGCCGCTGGAGCCCGTCGAGTCCGGGCGGGCGTAG
- a CDS encoding TatD family hydrolase: MRIFEPHAHMYARTTNDYEAMAKAGVEVLVEPAFWLGETRKYAGSFFDYFDHLIHYEHSRAARYGIRQYVTIAMNPKESNNYELAQEVVEELPRFLEHPRVVAVGEIGFDAMTPTEEEFFVRQAELAREFGLPLLIHSPHLNKYEGIRRLLEVLKGMDYDMDRVLMDHNVEDTTPMSLKAGCWAGHTVYPITKLSPERMANIVEDNGYERMMINSAADWGPSDPLMVKYTVEELRGRGASERDLERLVWDNPWNFFSKSGRLR, encoded by the coding sequence ATGCGCATCTTCGAACCGCACGCCCACATGTACGCGCGCACCACCAACGACTACGAAGCCATGGCCAAGGCGGGCGTCGAGGTGCTGGTCGAGCCCGCCTTCTGGCTGGGCGAAACCCGCAAGTACGCCGGCAGCTTCTTCGACTACTTCGACCATCTGATCCACTACGAACACTCGCGGGCGGCCCGCTACGGAATCCGGCAGTACGTCACGATCGCCATGAATCCCAAGGAGTCCAACAACTACGAGCTGGCGCAGGAGGTCGTCGAGGAACTTCCGCGGTTCCTCGAGCATCCGCGCGTGGTGGCGGTCGGCGAGATCGGCTTCGACGCGATGACCCCCACGGAGGAGGAATTCTTCGTCCGGCAGGCGGAGCTGGCGCGCGAGTTCGGCCTGCCTCTTCTGATTCACTCGCCGCACCTCAACAAGTACGAGGGCATCCGGAGGCTCCTCGAAGTTCTCAAGGGAATGGACTACGACATGGACCGCGTCCTCATGGACCACAACGTCGAGGACACGACGCCCATGTCCCTCAAGGCGGGCTGCTGGGCGGGGCACACGGTCTATCCGATCACGAAGCTCTCGCCCGAGCGGATGGCCAACATCGTCGAAGACAACGGCTACGAGCGCATGATGATCAACTCCGCCGCCGACTGGGGGCCCAGCGATCCGCTCATGGTCAAGTACACGGTGGAGGAGCTGCGCGGCCGCGGAGCCTCCGAGCGGGATCTCGAGCGCCTGGTCTGGGACAATCCATGGAATTTCTTTTCGAAATCGGGACGTCTGCGCTGA